The Bacteroides sp. AN502(2024) DNA segment GAAACCTTTGTAACTGCTCTTCGGGAGTAGTCTATACTGAAAAATGATACCAAATGTGATGAAACTTTTTACCCCTGCTTCTGAAAGGCAGTAGAGGGGAAGGAAATCTTTTGCAAAATTTAGAGGTTAACAAAACCCTAATACAAAGAATCCATGTGTTTTATTTGCTACAGTTCTACTTTTGAATAATTTATTAGAAAAAATGTATGAATTCATTTGGTTGTTTTAAGAAATATGCTCATATTTGCACCGATATTTATTCACGTTACCTACAGAGTAACAGTATAATTTTCAAGCACTTGCACCTGTTACTGAACGCTTTACAAAATCAAGAACTCGCTCATTTGCTTCATCAATTTTCTTATTCCTGAAAGGCTTCAGATAGGTTTCAGTGACGGTAATAGACGAATGTCCCATCGCTTCAGAAATAATACCCGGATGGATTTCACAATAATACGCCGTCGTAGCCCAAGTATGGCGCGCGGTGTACGAACTAAGTTTATCCCCCAATCCGAGTAATTCACCCAATAACATCAGTTGTCGGTTGAAGTTACGCAATGCAAGCTGATATTCGCGATAAGCTTCTTTGGTTCCTTCACGACTTCTCAACAACGGAAATAAATAAGGAGAAGAAGAATCACGATTCATGTATTTCTTTACCAAAGCCATTGCTTCCGGAGTCAATGTCACCGACAATGGTCGCCCGGTTTTACGTCTGCGATACGTTATTACATTATCGCGCAAATCACTCTTACGCAAATAAGCAAGATCGACAAACGGCATACCACGAAGTGAAAACATCAGCATAAATAGCTCCTGCGCCTGATATACCGCTAATGGTACCCCCAACGCACGAGATAATTTAGTAAACACCTTCTTCATATCTTCATCATCCAGTGCACGCTTATGATCAGCTCGCGTTCCGGTATAAACAGAACGAAACAAATGAGGAACATAAGGAGCTTTCTGAAGATCGACAGCACGATTGTAAACCGCACGAAAGGTCCGTAAATAGGTAGAAACGGTGTTCCAACTGCATCCACGACTACGAAGATATACCTCGAACCCTTTCAACCACTCCGAAGTCACTTCACTAAAAACAAAATCTTTTTTCCCACGATAAGCAATGATGGCATTCAGACTACTACGATAAACATGTGCAGTTCCAAAGTTTCCCTCCATCTGTAACCCAGCGGCTACCTGCTTCATAAATGCTAGTACTTTCAACATCTCATAATTTATTAATAATTTAGACAATAAATATAAGGGGATTCCTACAATCGAACAAATGGATGACAGAGATAGTTGATTTCTTAACACGGATCTTTCATTCAAAAAATGATGGATTTTACCAATGTACTAAATTACAGGCTATTCATTTAGACTCTGATCAGGCTTCTGTGTTTTGAGGCAGTACGAATTCGGCATGACAAGAGAAGCAACATTGAAAATCAATTTGTTTGGAAATCGGTTTAGTTGCACTTTTTAAATGGAAAGAGCCGTGCTAAAGATTAATAATGTGCTGAAACATGGAGGAAAAGACAAGCTCTCTCATAGATAATTCTCTTTAACTTATCACCGTCGTCCAGAAACTCTTTATTCATCGTATTTATTTATCTATCACCTCCTGTTTTGTAACAAAATCTATACCTATATTGTCACACATATCTCATTGATAATAAACCGGTTAGTTCAAAAAAGTGACAAGTGACATTATAAAGCACCCATTAAACTTCAGTGTGTGATGCCCTTTTGAGCAAATGCATCAAACAAGCTGAAAGGATTGCAAGATTCAATCATTCTTCCCAATCAACCATAGCTGTGTACTTTGTCATACCAGAACCAAGATGCAACACCGAATAGACCTCCCGCTCTTTCTCCAAACATTTTATATCGAATTCTTTTAACTTAGAATACCGTAATTCCTTTCCGATAGAAAAATTAACCTTTTCATCCTCTCATTAATCAAATAAAAGAAGTATATTTGCTTCATTATTAAACTGTAAGCAATATGACCATCATCGCCAATCCCATTTACGACGCCGTCTTCAAATTCTTGATGGAAGATAAGAAAGTCGCCAAGATATTACTTTCCGCATTGCTCAAAAAGGATATCATAGACCTTGAAATGCGTCGGCACGAGTATACTTCCATGGAACATACGCGCATCTCACTCTTTCGTATAGACTTTTCTGCAAAGATTCGTGAGAATGACGGTTCGGAACACCTTGTCCTCATCGAACTGCAAAAGACCTGGCTCATCACTGAAACCTTGCGCTTCCGCCAGTATCTGGGCACTCAGTATCTCAACAAGGAGAATATCATCGAAGAAAAGAACGAGCATGGGCAAAGGCGTACGTATGGGTTGCCCATCATCTCTATCTACATCCTGGGGCATCCCTTGGGTGACCTTACCGAACCGGTGGTTTACGTACGCCGCCGCTATCTGGATTATGATGACAATCCTCTTCCTTCTCCCGACCCCTTCATCGAGAGCCTGACCCATGACAGCATCATCGTACAGATTCCTTTCCTCACCGGACGAACCTGTAACCGCCTCGAACGTCTGCTGAGTGTATTCGATCAGGAATACCGTCAGGCTGATAGCGAACACTATCTGGAAATTAACGATGAGCATCTTGATGATGAGGTGAAGTGTGTTGTCCATCGACTGCTGAAGGCTGCTGCCGCACCCAACGTGCGTCGTGCCATGGATATAGAAGACGAGATTCTTTCTGAAATAGAGGACAGGGATACGACAATTATGATGAAGAATAAGGAAATTGAGCAGAAAGAGCAGGTGATTGAACAGAAAGAGCAGGTGATTGAACAGAAAGAGCAGGTGATTCGTTCAATGGTTAAGATGCTCTGTAACAATGGGACATCGGTTGAAGAGATATCCAAACAATTGTCAATACCAGTGGAGCAAATCAAAAAATACATCGATTAATATATTATTCTCCTTTGGTAAAGCAACAAACGCTATAAAAATAGCAGCGACACTTTTATGCTTTTCTCATTGTTTGAGTAGATAATCTACATGGCAGAATTTAGTTCAAGTCCGTGCGAAAAAAAATAGACTTTGGGTGCGATTACCCTAATTGATAGCTAATGCATTGAGAAATAAAAAAGCGAAGCTTCCAAAGAAACTTCGTTTTTTTGTTATTATAATATCCGAAAGCAATATATATACGCTTATGATCAGCCCGCATCCCGATATAAAGCGAATAAAAAGCCCGGACTTTCGCAAGCCCGGGCTCTCTGTATTCTCAAAACATCTCCTTAATTTATTGGGAAAATAAGGGACTAGCCAATTGATTCTAGTGCCAAGAAGAAGATGTTATGAGATTAAAGTAAAGGGATACCTGTGGGAAATAAGGGAGGTATCCCTTTCAGAAAGATAGGTATAAAAAGATATACTTTCACAAGCATAGTCTTTTGACCTATCTTTCAGCATATTTCTTTTAGTTTGAATTATTTCGCAACTTTAACATAAACAGTTTCAGTTGTCTTTTTACCCCACTTATCAGTAATGATAATATTTACCTTACAGGTCGGAGGAGTAACAATCGGTGTTTGAGAAGCTGATTTAGATATAACTATTTCATCATTGCTTACAAAACTATTCTTGTCTAATGACAGATAATCTTTAGCATTCTGGTCTTCCAATACAAGATCGACAGATTTAATTCTCTGATCATCAAATTTATAGTCAGCCCCATAAGCATCTTTCTTTATGAAATCTTTAGCCAAAAGCTTCTGTGAACTTCCACCGTCAACTACAAATGGATTATCTTTAGTGCCTGTTTCACCATTATATTTAAAGGTACCTTCGAAGATTTCAGACTTCACAGTCAAGTAGAACTTGTCAGTAATAACATTCAAGCGCTTATTTCCAAACGGAGCATAAGATACTGTGATATTGCGACCCTCATAAGCACCACCCCAAGCATCATAAGGTGCTACTGTAATCTTATCACTCGCCTTTTTGTCCTCATCTAACCATGGTTTGGCATATTCTTTCTTACCGTCCTTTTCCTTAAACGGTATTTCTTCGCCAAATGAAATAAGCAACTTGTCATCCTCTGTAATAGTACCTTCTTGATAGAGGTTATAAAGATTATATGTGATATTACCTTCAGCTTCAGTATCATTTACATTACCATAAGCCGTAGCATTATCACCGTCAAAATAAGCTTCTGCACGTTTAAAGTTAAACAAATCTTTATTAACCTGATTTACAGCTATTTTGAATTCTGTTTCATACAAAAATTCGTTATTCAAAGCTGCATCAGAAGTTTTATTCTTGAATTTAACAGTTGCGGTATGAGAAACTGCAGCAATCGTTTTATGATCAAATGTAGCTTTAATCACAAATTTAACGATCTTATCAAGATCTGCTTTTGCTATCTCATGACCTTCTATTACTTCTGCTATCTCATTTCCATCTTTATCCAAGCCTACCAAAGCTAACTTGATACCTTCTTCATATTCCAAATCTTTCTCACCATTGATTTCGACTTTACCGTCAGTATAGGCTATTGTCGTTTTAATACCAGCGATGTTTTTCTTTATGATATCTACTGAAGGATCTGCAATCGCTGAAGTTGCTGTAAGTTCATTTTCTTTACCACTTACAACCCAAGTCATATCTGCAATTTGAGCATCTTCTGCTTTATACGTAAAGGTTAAAGTCAAAGTCGCAGTCATCTCTTTACCTTGAATAGTAAGATACTTGATGGTAACAGGCAATGCTCCCTCCTTATTAGCGATAATTTCTTTCGTATCTTTATCGAAGTTAGCTTCGACTTTTCGAAGATCTTCATCTTTAATTTCATAGAAATAATCTACAACACCATTCAAACCATCACCTACCAGTTTATCCAAATTATGAGGAGTTCTGAATTCTACCTCTTCACTGGCATTCTGTAGAGTTTCTTCTTTATTAGATGCCGAAACTTTCACATCATATTGAGAAATGATTTCATTGCCCCATGCATCTTTGGTTATAAGCGCATAAGCGATATTACTATCCAAGTTTTTCGGATCTACTCCTTCTTTGAATTTTAAAGTCAAATCGTAAATACCCTTATTGACCGTACTTTCTTCAGCGCGAGTCAACGCCTTTTCACTGGTATTCGCATCAATAGCAGCTATAACAAAATTAGTATTACCTTTTGAGTCAATCAAACCAATTTCATAAGATCGTATATCATCAAGTTTCAAGTTAACCGGATTGATCAGAGCATGAATCACGCTACCTCTAGCCGATAAGAATGTTCCTTTCGGATAAGTTTTTCCATTGAACTTAACACCATCTTTTTGTCCTACTACCCCATAGTATAAAGAAGCTTCAGCTATAGAAGAACCTAAATCAACATTTCCATTCGTTTCGCCAAGTGCACGCATACTAGTGATACAGGCCACCTTCGGCATAGAAACCTTTTCCCATTCTTTAGTTTCATTATTGAGAACATTCAATACCCAAACTAATGGATTTTTAGGATCAGCCGTTACATAGATGTGAGAAGCTGCTTCAAATTCTGTCTTCTTATATTCTCCAGATTCAGCATTCCAAACCTCCCAGAAACCATCAGCAGATATACGTGGTGATTTTCCATCTTCGCCTTTATCGCCTTGTGGACCCTGGATACCTTGTTCACCTTGAGGACCCTGTTCACCCGGAGCACCCGGAACACCTTGTTCACCTTGTGGGCCCTGGATACCCTGTTCGCCTTGTGGCCCCTGGATACCTTGGTCACCTTTATCGCCCTTATCCCCCTTCTGTCCTTGAGAGCAAATTCCGGTGTCTTTTCCGTCGATAATCCAATTCTTTGTAGTAGGATTGATTTCAATTTTCGTACCAGCTGCACCTGCTGCACCGTCAGTACCATCCGTACCATTTACGATAGAATAATTCTTACCATCATTAAAAGTAATCTTAAATCCACCGGTAAT contains these protein-coding regions:
- a CDS encoding tyrosine-type recombinase/integrase yields the protein MLKVLAFMKQVAAGLQMEGNFGTAHVYRSSLNAIIAYRGKKDFVFSEVTSEWLKGFEVYLRSRGCSWNTVSTYLRTFRAVYNRAVDLQKAPYVPHLFRSVYTGTRADHKRALDDEDMKKVFTKLSRALGVPLAVYQAQELFMLMFSLRGMPFVDLAYLRKSDLRDNVITYRRRKTGRPLSVTLTPEAMALVKKYMNRDSSSPYLFPLLRSREGTKEAYREYQLALRNFNRQLMLLGELLGLGDKLSSYTARHTWATTAYYCEIHPGIISEAMGHSSITVTETYLKPFRNKKIDEANERVLDFVKRSVTGASA
- a CDS encoding collagen-like protein produces the protein MKRKFVKVMFFGALVLSTVTYVGCKDYDDDIDNLQTQIDANKASIAELQNFVKEGKWVTAVEPITGGFKITFNDGKNYSIVNGTDGTDGAAGAAGTKIEINPTTKNWIIDGKDTGICSQGQKGDKGDKGDQGIQGPQGEQGIQGPQGEQGVPGAPGEQGPQGEQGIQGPQGDKGEDGKSPRISADGFWEVWNAESGEYKKTEFEAASHIYVTADPKNPLVWVLNVLNNETKEWEKVSMPKVACITSMRALGETNGNVDLGSSIAEASLYYGVVGQKDGVKFNGKTYPKGTFLSARGSVIHALINPVNLKLDDIRSYEIGLIDSKGNTNFVIAAIDANTSEKALTRAEESTVNKGIYDLTLKFKEGVDPKNLDSNIAYALITKDAWGNEIISQYDVKVSASNKEETLQNASEEVEFRTPHNLDKLVGDGLNGVVDYFYEIKDEDLRKVEANFDKDTKEIIANKEGALPVTIKYLTIQGKEMTATLTLTFTYKAEDAQIADMTWVVSGKENELTATSAIADPSVDIIKKNIAGIKTTIAYTDGKVEINGEKDLEYEEGIKLALVGLDKDGNEIAEVIEGHEIAKADLDKIVKFVIKATFDHKTIAAVSHTATVKFKNKTSDAALNNEFLYETEFKIAVNQVNKDLFNFKRAEAYFDGDNATAYGNVNDTEAEGNITYNLYNLYQEGTITEDDKLLISFGEEIPFKEKDGKKEYAKPWLDEDKKASDKITVAPYDAWGGAYEGRNITVSYAPFGNKRLNVITDKFYLTVKSEIFEGTFKYNGETGTKDNPFVVDGGSSQKLLAKDFIKKDAYGADYKFDDQRIKSVDLVLEDQNAKDYLSLDKNSFVSNDEIVISKSASQTPIVTPPTCKVNIIITDKWGKKTTETVYVKVAK